The following proteins are encoded in a genomic region of Alistipes shahii WAL 8301:
- a CDS encoding TonB-dependent receptor: MVDDIASEDFVTAYSSPSSSGTTYMMYGYKKGYTLNALWGFRYGGVWHNQEEVERNKITKAYASASGNTFKPGYARYQDINHDGALNSDDLVYLGSADPDLYGGIQNTFNIHNFTFSFFFNYSIGGKIYNVAELWMGNGSPYTNQYKYMQNSWHPVRNPNSNLPMAGSYDALPSDRLVHDASYLRLKNISASYTFDMRKVTKNRLRDIRVSVSGENLYLWKKYNGFDPDVSTSSSNSALRRVDIGAYPKPRTIIFSLQIRY, encoded by the coding sequence ATGGTGGACGACATCGCCTCGGAAGACTTCGTGACAGCCTACTCGTCGCCGTCGTCGTCGGGAACCACCTACATGATGTACGGCTACAAGAAGGGCTACACGCTCAACGCCCTCTGGGGATTCCGCTACGGCGGCGTATGGCACAACCAGGAAGAGGTCGAGCGCAACAAGATCACCAAGGCCTACGCCTCGGCCAGCGGCAACACCTTCAAGCCCGGATACGCCCGCTATCAGGACATCAACCACGACGGAGCGCTGAACAGCGACGACCTGGTCTACCTCGGATCGGCCGATCCGGATCTCTACGGCGGTATCCAGAACACGTTCAACATCCATAACTTCACATTCAGCTTCTTCTTCAACTACTCGATCGGCGGCAAGATCTACAACGTCGCCGAACTCTGGATGGGCAACGGTTCGCCCTATACCAACCAATACAAGTACATGCAGAACTCCTGGCATCCGGTCCGCAACCCGAATTCGAACCTGCCGATGGCCGGCAGCTACGACGCCCTGCCCAGCGACCGGCTGGTGCACGACGCAAGCTACCTGCGGCTGAAGAACATCTCCGCGAGCTACACGTTCGACATGCGCAAGGTCACCAAAAACCGCCTGCGCGACATCCGCGTAAGCGTCAGCGGCGAGAACCTCTACCTGTGGAAGAAATACAACGGATTCGACCCGGACGTTTCGACATCGAGTTCCAACTCGGCCCTGCGGCGCGTCGACATCGGCGCTTACCCCAAGCCCCGGACCATTATTTTCAGCCTCCAGATCAGATACTAA
- a CDS encoding SusC/RagA family TonB-linked outer membrane protein → MKQYIILLILLVSGVLTAAPAFAQKSGTKHTVTGKVTDQSGEPLIGATVLVTGTTNGASTNATGDYSIQVPEGASLTFQYIGYEAKTEKVGARTKVDVKLEQSKQTIDEVVVIGYGTVKKTDLTGSVANVKMSDIKDVPVVSVDQALQGRIAGADIMATTGEPGATTSIRIRGTRSISASNEPLIIVDGVIDGIHDLNDINSADIESISVLKDASSTAIYGARGSNGVIVITTKKGRGMDGRPNITFKTDLGFSQLPRQLDIMDATEFARYRNDYAYFFSSADGNDKIEPDSPMSKYPFPNPEAKGVGTNWIDTITRTALYQNYDLSISGASAKSSYYASAGFNETQGIIDNSGLKRYSARLKVDHEFAKWLKAGLNLSYTYRDQDENLATIGGTNWWNAAVFLSPFLSPTSDMNDLWYSGQKFNNPRIMLDHCLKNARRISLNNSAFVEVTPVKGLKLRSQFTYYSYQRHGRYYEPGYLPAKKENEGGYAKRDEYDDTSFSSENTVYYELRPKSGHNFDVLGGYTAQIKYDNNLSITGRGYTLDELTWNNMAAVPDKQNTSISTNRTDWTKMSVFGRLNYNYKERYYVTFTARYDGASNFAANKKWGFFPSAALRWNIANEKFLQKAKWIDELALRASLGRTGNDAISAYRSLAAVSNSTSGYLMGGTQQLAVYPSRLASPDLTWETSDQYTLGADISLFDGRLNVTADAYLIKTRDLLLTVQVASQTGYTNYFANAGRTTNKG, encoded by the coding sequence ATGAAACAATATATCATATTACTGATCCTGCTGGTTTCGGGAGTGCTGACGGCAGCGCCTGCCTTCGCGCAGAAAAGCGGAACCAAACATACCGTAACGGGCAAGGTTACGGACCAGAGCGGCGAGCCGCTGATCGGCGCGACCGTACTGGTGACGGGCACGACGAACGGCGCCAGCACCAACGCCACGGGCGATTATTCGATCCAGGTTCCCGAAGGCGCTTCGCTGACCTTCCAGTACATCGGCTATGAAGCCAAAACCGAAAAGGTCGGCGCGCGCACGAAGGTCGACGTGAAACTCGAACAGAGCAAGCAGACCATCGACGAAGTGGTCGTGATCGGCTACGGCACGGTGAAGAAAACCGACCTGACGGGTTCGGTGGCCAACGTCAAGATGAGCGACATCAAGGACGTGCCGGTGGTTTCGGTCGACCAGGCCCTCCAGGGCCGCATCGCCGGCGCCGACATCATGGCCACGACCGGAGAGCCGGGCGCCACGACCTCGATCCGTATCCGCGGCACACGCTCGATCTCGGCATCGAACGAACCGCTGATCATCGTCGACGGCGTCATCGACGGCATTCACGACCTGAACGACATCAACTCCGCGGACATCGAGTCGATCTCGGTGCTGAAGGACGCCTCGTCGACGGCCATCTACGGCGCGCGCGGCTCGAACGGCGTGATCGTGATCACGACCAAGAAGGGCCGCGGCATGGACGGACGACCCAACATCACCTTCAAGACCGACCTGGGATTTTCGCAGCTCCCGCGTCAGCTCGACATCATGGACGCCACGGAGTTCGCCCGCTACCGCAACGACTACGCCTATTTCTTCTCAAGCGCCGACGGCAACGATAAAATCGAACCCGACTCGCCGATGTCGAAATACCCCTTCCCCAACCCCGAGGCCAAAGGCGTCGGCACGAACTGGATCGACACCATCACGCGCACGGCGCTCTATCAGAATTACGACCTTTCGATTTCGGGAGCCTCCGCGAAAAGCTCCTACTACGCCTCGGCCGGATTCAACGAAACGCAGGGAATCATCGACAACAGCGGGCTGAAACGTTACTCGGCGCGCCTGAAGGTCGACCACGAGTTCGCCAAATGGCTCAAGGCCGGACTGAACCTGAGCTACACCTACCGCGATCAGGACGAAAACCTGGCCACCATCGGCGGAACCAACTGGTGGAACGCCGCCGTGTTCCTCAGCCCGTTCCTCTCCCCCACATCCGACATGAACGACCTGTGGTACTCGGGACAGAAATTCAACAACCCGCGCATCATGCTCGACCACTGCCTCAAGAACGCCCGGCGCATTTCGCTCAACAACAGCGCATTCGTCGAGGTGACCCCCGTCAAGGGGCTGAAGCTGCGCAGCCAGTTCACCTACTACTCCTACCAGCGCCACGGACGCTACTACGAGCCGGGATACCTGCCTGCCAAGAAGGAGAACGAAGGCGGTTACGCCAAACGTGATGAATACGACGACACGAGTTTCTCAAGCGAAAATACGGTCTACTACGAATTGCGCCCCAAGAGCGGCCACAATTTCGACGTGCTGGGCGGATACACCGCGCAGATCAAGTACGACAACAACCTGAGCATCACCGGGCGCGGCTACACGCTCGACGAACTCACCTGGAACAACATGGCCGCGGTTCCCGACAAGCAGAACACCTCGATCAGCACCAACCGCACGGACTGGACCAAGATGTCGGTGTTCGGACGTCTGAACTACAACTACAAGGAGCGTTACTACGTTACGTTCACGGCCCGTTACGACGGCGCCTCGAACTTCGCCGCCAACAAGAAATGGGGATTCTTCCCCTCGGCGGCCCTCCGCTGGAACATCGCCAACGAGAAGTTCCTGCAAAAAGCCAAGTGGATCGACGAACTGGCCCTGCGCGCCAGCCTCGGACGCACCGGCAACGACGCCATCTCGGCCTACCGTTCGCTGGCGGCCGTCAGCAACTCGACGAGCGGCTACCTGATGGGAGGCACGCAGCAGCTGGCGGTCTACCCGTCGCGTCTGGCATCACCCGACCTGACGTGGGAAACCTCCGACCAGTATACCCTCGGAGCCGACATCTCGCTGTTCGACGGACGGCTCAACGTCACGGCCGACGCCTATCTGATCAAGACCCGCGACCTGCTGCTGACCGTACAGGTAGCCTCGCAGACGGGTTACACCAACTACTTCGCCAACGCCGGACGCACCACCAACAAGGGGTAG
- a CDS encoding RagB/SusD family nutrient uptake outer membrane protein, with translation MKSYSFLKKYLLAATATAALLFSACDLDEHPTSFVGPKEYYKTRAQCLAGLNACYIPINSIYDYCFLIMTEGVTDLMYIASGTKDAQLDISPAKPLNGQKIWTQCYKGVMYCNSTIAAIERSPLNDIKESSEADKLPLLAEGVVIRSFYYWLLTCIFGDVPFYTKEVADQQVMQEIAHMGRMSAKETRDYLIDELQRYVPSMDQVRSSEVADNRMGAAMGWMMIAKLAQWNHRWDDALEALGELEKIYGDLQQYPLEDIMFRNKNTPESIFEVQRTYTPGGLSVTTNVAAITTPYHNGKGIYDGVEIPEMGTGMTTWTSMRPNSYFCDGLQTKKSNDKRKTLNMAWEYDGKPFSGVGTRPWLGPKFWCPGMQNTADFSNQKVFRYADAILMMAECYAETEDSDEAVRYLNMVRERAGTTAYVFKNKDALLEEIQKERGRELLGEFQRKFDLVRWGIWYRMTYEYTNYPTLKDNMLPCHEYYPIPDKEVVYSGGALDNKAYNEYGM, from the coding sequence ATGAAATCATACAGTTTCCTGAAAAAATACCTGCTGGCAGCCACGGCAACCGCCGCCCTGCTATTCAGCGCGTGCGACCTGGACGAACACCCCACGTCGTTCGTAGGCCCCAAGGAGTACTACAAGACCCGGGCGCAATGCCTGGCGGGCCTGAACGCCTGCTACATACCGATCAACAGCATCTACGACTACTGTTTCCTGATTATGACCGAAGGCGTCACCGACCTGATGTACATCGCTTCGGGGACCAAGGACGCCCAGCTCGACATATCCCCCGCGAAGCCGCTCAACGGCCAGAAGATATGGACCCAGTGCTACAAGGGCGTCATGTACTGCAACTCGACCATCGCCGCCATCGAACGTTCGCCCCTGAACGACATCAAGGAGTCTTCGGAAGCCGACAAGCTGCCGCTGCTGGCCGAAGGCGTGGTCATCCGCTCGTTCTACTACTGGCTGCTGACCTGCATCTTCGGCGACGTGCCCTTCTACACCAAGGAGGTCGCCGACCAACAGGTGATGCAGGAGATCGCCCACATGGGCCGCATGTCGGCAAAGGAGACCCGCGACTACCTGATCGACGAATTGCAGCGTTACGTGCCCTCGATGGACCAGGTGCGTTCGTCGGAGGTCGCGGACAACCGCATGGGCGCCGCGATGGGCTGGATGATGATTGCCAAGCTCGCGCAGTGGAACCACCGCTGGGACGACGCCCTCGAGGCGCTCGGCGAACTGGAGAAAATCTACGGCGACCTGCAACAGTATCCGCTCGAAGACATCATGTTCCGCAACAAGAACACCCCGGAGTCGATCTTCGAGGTGCAGCGCACCTACACGCCCGGCGGACTGTCCGTCACGACCAACGTGGCAGCCATCACCACTCCGTACCACAACGGCAAGGGCATCTACGACGGCGTGGAGATTCCCGAAATGGGCACGGGCATGACCACCTGGACCTCCATGCGCCCCAACAGCTATTTCTGCGACGGTCTCCAGACCAAAAAAAGCAACGACAAGCGCAAAACGCTGAACATGGCGTGGGAATACGACGGCAAGCCCTTCTCGGGCGTGGGAACCCGTCCGTGGCTCGGCCCGAAATTCTGGTGCCCGGGGATGCAGAACACCGCCGACTTCTCCAACCAGAAGGTATTCCGCTATGCCGACGCCATCCTGATGATGGCGGAGTGCTACGCCGAGACGGAGGACTCCGACGAGGCCGTCCGCTACCTGAACATGGTCCGGGAACGCGCCGGAACCACCGCCTACGTCTTCAAGAACAAAGATGCGCTTCTGGAGGAGATCCAGAAGGAGCGCGGACGCGAACTGCTGGGTGAATTCCAGCGCAAGTTCGACCTGGTACGCTGGGGAATCTGGTATCGGATGACCTACGAATACACCAACTACCCGACGCTCAAGGACAACATGCTCCCCTGCCACGAATACTACCCGATCCCCGACAAGGAGGTCGTCTATTCGGGCGGCGCGCTCGACAACAAGGCCTATAACGAATACGGCATGTAA